From the Burkholderia glumae LMG 2196 = ATCC 33617 genome, one window contains:
- the ispE gene encoding 4-(cytidine 5'-diphospho)-2-C-methyl-D-erythritol kinase encodes MTDTSRALRNCLAPAKLNLFLHITGRRPDGYHALQTVFQLLDWGDTLHYTRRDDGVVRRVTEVAGVPEDGDLVVRAARLLQAHTGTALGVDIEIDKVLPMGAGLGGGSSDAATTLLALNRLWELNLPRTELQALAVKLGADVPFFVFGKNAFAEGIGEALEQVELPTRWFLVVTPRVHVPTAEIFSDKSLTRDSKPITITDFLAQQSSKGWPDSFGQNDMQAVVTKKYAEVAKAVEALYDLTPARMTGSGASVFAAFSSRSEAEAAQAKLPAGWNSAVSGSLGTHPLFAFAF; translated from the coding sequence ATGACCGATACCTCCCGCGCGCTGCGCAACTGCCTCGCCCCCGCGAAGCTCAACCTGTTCCTGCACATCACCGGCCGCCGCCCAGACGGCTATCACGCGCTGCAGACCGTGTTCCAGCTGCTCGACTGGGGCGACACGCTGCATTACACGCGACGCGACGACGGCGTCGTGCGCCGCGTCACCGAAGTGGCGGGCGTCCCCGAGGACGGCGACCTCGTGGTGCGCGCCGCGCGGCTGCTGCAGGCGCATACCGGCACCGCGCTCGGCGTCGACATCGAGATCGACAAGGTGCTGCCGATGGGCGCCGGTCTCGGCGGCGGCAGTTCGGACGCGGCCACCACGCTGCTCGCGCTGAACCGCCTCTGGGAGCTGAACCTGCCGCGCACCGAACTGCAGGCGCTGGCGGTGAAACTGGGCGCCGACGTGCCGTTCTTCGTGTTCGGAAAAAATGCGTTTGCGGAGGGTATCGGAGAAGCATTGGAGCAGGTAGAATTGCCGACTCGCTGGTTCCTGGTTGTGACGCCTCGGGTTCACGTACCGACCGCCGAAATTTTTTCGGATAAGTCGTTGACAAGAGATTCGAAGCCAATCACAATTACGGACTTTCTTGCACAGCAAAGCAGCAAGGGTTGGCCAGACAGCTTCGGTCAAAACGACATGCAGGCGGTTGTGACAAAGAAGTACGCGGAAGTTGCAAAGGCGGTCGAAGCATTGTATGATTTGACCCCCGCGCGGATGACCGGCTCTGGAGCTAGCGTGTTTGCAGCGTTCAGCAGCAGGAGCGAAGCAGAAGCGGCGCAAGCCAAACTGCCGGCCGGCTGGAACAGCGCAGTTTCCGGAAGCCTGGGTACTCATCCCCTCTTTGCTTTCGCGTTCTAA
- the mutM gene encoding bifunctional DNA-formamidopyrimidine glycosylase/DNA-(apurinic or apyrimidinic site) lyase codes for MPELPEVEVTRRGIEPFVTGRRVRRVDVRTATLRWPVPDNLAAALEAREVLRVERRGKYLLFEVDAGWFIVHLGMTGTLRVLPGGEPPEARKHDHIDWVFDECVLRFRDPRRFGAVLWHARESGDIHRHPLLTSLGVEPFSPLFTPELLFRRTRGRTVSVKQALLAGDIVVGVGNIYASESLFRAGIRPTTAAGRVSLPRYQRLAEAVRATLADAIERGGSTLRDFVGSNGESGYFQLDCFVYDRAGEPCRVCGTPIRQIVQGQRSTYFCPNCQR; via the coding sequence ATGCCAGAGTTGCCGGAAGTCGAGGTTACCCGCCGCGGAATCGAACCCTTCGTCACCGGACGGCGCGTCAGGCGCGTCGACGTGCGCACCGCCACGCTGCGCTGGCCGGTGCCCGACAACCTCGCCGCCGCGCTCGAGGCGCGCGAGGTGCTGCGTGTCGAGCGGCGCGGCAAGTATCTGCTGTTCGAGGTGGATGCCGGCTGGTTCATCGTCCATCTCGGCATGACCGGTACGCTGCGCGTGCTGCCCGGGGGCGAGCCGCCCGAGGCCAGGAAGCACGACCACATCGACTGGGTGTTCGACGAATGCGTGCTGCGCTTTCGCGATCCGCGCCGGTTCGGCGCCGTGCTCTGGCACGCGCGCGAGTCCGGCGACATCCACCGGCATCCGCTCCTCACGAGCCTCGGCGTCGAGCCGTTCTCGCCGCTCTTCACGCCCGAGCTCCTGTTCCGGCGCACGCGGGGGCGCACCGTTTCGGTGAAGCAGGCGCTGCTGGCGGGCGACATCGTGGTGGGCGTCGGCAATATTTACGCCTCCGAAAGCCTGTTCCGCGCCGGCATCCGGCCGACCACGGCCGCCGGCCGCGTGTCGCTGCCGCGCTACCAGCGGCTCGCCGAGGCGGTGCGCGCGACGCTGGCCGACGCGATCGAGCGCGGCGGCAGCACCTTGCGCGATTTCGTCGGCAGCAACGGCGAAAGCGGCTACTTCCAGCTCGACTGCTTCGTCTACGATCGTGCCGGCGAGCCGTGCCGCGTCTGCGGTACGCCGATCCGCCAGATCGTGCAGGGCCAGCGGTCCACCTATTTCTGTCCGAATTGTCAGCGTTGA
- a CDS encoding tetratricopeptide repeat protein: MTLPSTLSPKRSAARARRAFAFPVRRALGAALVAAWTFGAVAAHAQTPADAPAAGASDALAQSAFSPAFPEEKKDLPNVPLTAQIVYQVLAAEVALQRSQPAPAYQTYLALARDTKDPRMAQRATEIALAAQSPADALAAANLWRQFAPDSNRASQVDSALLVLAGKPAEAEPLLARELARANGENRGDALLALQALISRGPNRVEGLTVLQDLLKNDLDRPEAQLAIARQQLATDDRAGAVASLKQALKLRPDYLPAALMLSQMGPDERAVGVASFEKFVQQNPKSREGRLALAQLYLADNRLEDAQKQFEAMRRNDPKEPAPLMALALVKIQEKHYDDAQADLKQYIELAQKRQGADVGQAYVYLAQIAIEQNDDAQASQWLDKIDASSPHYIPAQVTRAQLLAKQGKTDEARQVLAGIQVSDPHDAAVIARTDASLLFAAKRYREAADRLAQAVEQFPDDPDLRYDYAMACEKIGQYTTMEQQLRLLISAQPDSPQAYNALGYSLADRNERLPEANKLIERASALAPKDAFIMDSLGWVKYRLGDNAAAAKILTQAYALQPNAEIGAHLGEVLWKSGQRDKAREVWRAAQKLEPDNDTLVSTLKRFGVNGL, from the coding sequence ATGACCTTGCCCTCGACGCTGTCCCCGAAGCGCTCCGCCGCCCGCGCGCGCCGCGCGTTCGCCTTTCCGGTTCGCCGCGCCCTCGGCGCCGCGCTTGTCGCCGCTTGGACGTTCGGCGCGGTTGCCGCGCATGCCCAGACTCCCGCCGACGCACCGGCTGCCGGCGCGTCCGACGCGCTGGCGCAAAGCGCGTTCTCGCCGGCCTTTCCCGAAGAGAAAAAGGATCTGCCGAACGTGCCGCTGACGGCGCAGATCGTCTACCAGGTGCTCGCGGCCGAGGTCGCGCTGCAGCGCTCGCAGCCGGCGCCCGCATACCAGACCTACCTCGCGCTGGCACGCGACACGAAGGACCCGCGCATGGCGCAGCGGGCCACCGAGATCGCGCTGGCGGCCCAGAGCCCGGCCGACGCGCTTGCCGCGGCAAATCTGTGGCGCCAGTTCGCGCCCGACTCGAACCGCGCCTCGCAGGTCGACTCGGCGCTGCTGGTGCTGGCCGGCAAGCCGGCCGAAGCCGAGCCGCTGCTCGCGCGCGAGCTCGCGCGCGCCAACGGCGAGAATCGCGGCGACGCGCTGCTCGCGCTGCAGGCGCTGATTTCGCGCGGCCCGAACCGGGTCGAGGGCCTGACGGTGCTGCAGGATCTGCTCAAGAACGACCTCGATCGCCCCGAGGCGCAGCTGGCCATCGCACGCCAGCAGCTCGCCACCGACGACCGGGCGGGCGCCGTCGCCTCGCTGAAGCAGGCGCTGAAGTTGCGGCCCGACTACCTGCCGGCGGCCCTGATGCTCTCGCAGATGGGTCCCGACGAGCGCGCGGTCGGCGTGGCCTCGTTCGAGAAGTTCGTCCAGCAGAATCCGAAGTCGCGCGAAGGACGCCTCGCGCTGGCGCAGCTCTATCTGGCCGACAACCGCCTCGAGGACGCACAGAAGCAGTTCGAGGCGATGCGCAGGAACGATCCGAAGGAACCGGCGCCGCTGATGGCGCTCGCGCTCGTCAAGATCCAGGAAAAGCATTACGACGACGCGCAGGCCGACCTGAAGCAGTACATCGAACTCGCCCAGAAGCGCCAGGGCGCCGATGTCGGCCAGGCCTACGTCTACCTTGCGCAGATCGCGATCGAGCAGAACGACGATGCGCAAGCCTCGCAATGGCTCGACAAGATCGACGCGTCGAGCCCGCATTACATCCCGGCCCAGGTCACGCGCGCGCAACTGCTCGCCAAGCAGGGCAAAACCGACGAGGCCCGCCAGGTGCTGGCCGGCATCCAGGTCTCCGATCCGCACGACGCGGCCGTGATCGCGCGCACCGACGCGTCGCTGCTGTTCGCCGCCAAGCGCTACCGCGAGGCGGCCGACCGGCTGGCGCAGGCCGTCGAGCAGTTCCCCGACGATCCCGACCTGCGCTACGACTATGCGATGGCCTGCGAGAAGATCGGCCAGTACACGACCATGGAGCAGCAGCTGCGCCTGCTGATCAGCGCCCAGCCGGACAGCCCGCAGGCTTACAACGCGCTCGGCTACTCGCTCGCGGACCGCAACGAGCGCCTGCCCGAGGCGAACAAGCTGATCGAGCGCGCCAGCGCGCTCGCGCCCAAGGATGCGTTCATCATGGACAGCCTCGGCTGGGTCAAGTACCGGCTCGGCGACAACGCCGCCGCCGCCAAGATCCTGACGCAGGCCTATGCGCTGCAGCCGAACGCCGAGATCGGCGCGCACCTCGGCGAAGTGCTCTGGAAGAGCGGCCAGCGGGACAAGGCCCGCGAAGTCTGGCGTGCTGCGCAAAAGCTCGAGCCCGACAACGACACGCTCGTCAGCACGCTCAAGCGCTTCGGGGTGAACGGGCTGTGA
- the lolB gene encoding lipoprotein insertase outer membrane protein LolB → MSTTIRTGARLARHACAVLAAGALLAGCATRPQPPAGTAALSATSATSADTIMTQAAHAYTGRFSVRYDDRLGKQQNVYGNFDWQETGNVITLELRSPLGQTLAVVRSSPQRASLEMPGRAPRFAGDVGQLMQDTLGFSLPLDGLRYWMLPRPSPGSPADITGDASHPKQIRQDGWTIDYRAYADAPATGVRRLDLTRAEPPLDIKLVLDR, encoded by the coding sequence GTGAGCACCACGATTCGAACCGGCGCGCGGCTCGCGCGCCACGCTTGCGCCGTGCTCGCCGCGGGCGCCCTGCTGGCCGGCTGCGCGACGCGCCCCCAGCCGCCCGCCGGCACGGCGGCGCTCAGCGCCACCAGCGCCACCAGCGCCGACACGATCATGACGCAGGCCGCGCACGCCTACACGGGCCGCTTCTCGGTCCGCTACGACGACCGGCTCGGCAAGCAGCAGAACGTCTACGGCAACTTCGACTGGCAGGAAACCGGCAACGTCATCACGCTCGAACTGCGCAGCCCGCTCGGCCAGACGCTCGCGGTAGTCCGCTCGTCGCCGCAGCGCGCCTCGCTCGAGATGCCGGGCCGCGCGCCGCGTTTTGCCGGTGACGTCGGGCAGCTGATGCAGGACACGCTCGGCTTCTCGCTGCCGCTCGACGGCCTGCGCTACTGGATGCTGCCGCGGCCGTCGCCGGGCTCGCCGGCCGACATCACGGGCGATGCCTCGCACCCGAAGCAGATCCGCCAGGACGGCTGGACCATCGACTACCGCGCCTACGCGGACGCGCCCGCCACCGGCGTCAGGCGGCTCGATCTCACGCGCGCCGAACCTCCGCTCGACATCAAGCTGGTGCTGGATCGCTGA